In Polynucleobacter sp. TUM22923, one genomic interval encodes:
- the hisC gene encoding histidinol-phosphate transaminase: MSRFWNPVVHTLTPYVPGEQPQMERLVKLNTNESPYGPSPKALAAIEQHNNNDLRLYPDPEGIALKEAIATLHGLDPKQVFVGNGSDEVLAHTFLGLLKQAKPVQFPDITYSFYPVYCKLFGIDYQTIPLGSDFAVHPADFKVPSGGIIFPNPNAPTGRSIPRTEIEALLSRNRDSVVVIDEAYVDYGTESCIPLLRGSACPENLLVVHTLSKSRALAGLRVGFAVGHTDLIEGLERVKNSFNSYPLGKLAQAGAIAAIEDQAHLESTCAKVIQTREHLVQALASLGFETLPSTANFIFTCHPKHAGAKLYQALRDRGIIVRHFKLPRIEEFLRITIGTDDQTNTLIAALKEILV, translated from the coding sequence ATGAGCCGTTTTTGGAACCCCGTTGTTCACACCCTCACTCCATACGTTCCCGGAGAACAACCGCAAATGGAGCGACTGGTAAAACTCAACACCAATGAGAGCCCTTACGGCCCATCACCCAAGGCACTGGCGGCCATTGAGCAGCACAATAATAACGATTTAAGGCTCTATCCCGACCCTGAAGGTATCGCCCTAAAAGAGGCTATTGCCACTTTGCATGGTTTGGACCCAAAGCAGGTTTTTGTCGGTAATGGCTCGGATGAAGTGCTTGCTCACACCTTTTTAGGGCTCCTTAAGCAAGCCAAGCCAGTTCAATTCCCCGACATCACCTATAGCTTCTACCCGGTGTACTGCAAACTATTTGGCATTGACTATCAGACGATTCCATTGGGCTCAGACTTTGCGGTGCATCCTGCGGATTTCAAGGTTCCTAGTGGGGGCATCATTTTTCCCAACCCCAATGCCCCTACTGGGCGATCCATTCCCAGAACAGAAATTGAGGCCTTGTTAAGCCGCAATCGTGATTCAGTAGTGGTCATTGATGAGGCTTATGTGGACTATGGAACCGAATCTTGCATTCCGCTCTTGCGTGGATCAGCTTGTCCAGAGAACTTACTTGTCGTGCACACCCTCTCTAAATCCCGCGCTTTAGCAGGCTTACGTGTGGGCTTTGCGGTAGGTCACACCGACTTGATTGAGGGCCTTGAGCGAGTCAAAAATAGTTTTAATTCCTACCCGCTAGGTAAGTTAGCCCAAGCGGGTGCAATCGCTGCTATTGAAGATCAGGCGCACTTAGAGTCAACCTGTGCCAAGGTCATTCAGACCCGCGAACACTTAGTACAAGCATTAGCAAGTCTGGGTTTTGAAACCTTGCCGTCCACGGCTAACTTTATTTTTACGTGTCACCCAAAGCATGCGGGAGCAAAGCTGTATCAAGCCTTACGTGATCGCGGCATCATCGTGCGCCACTTTAAACTGCCCCGTATTGAAGAGTTCCTTCGCATTACCATTGGCACCGATGATCAAACAAATACGTTGATTGCTGCCTTGAAAGAAATTCTGGTCTAA
- a CDS encoding VacJ family lipoprotein, giving the protein MMSLLKKLRRIVLLGLVSVIVGCASIPAGVERSPADPWEPFNRSVFEFNEGLDAYVLKPVVTGYRFVLPEFIRDGVYNFFSNYSDIYTALQNLLQGKPADAFTDLMRVVVNTTMGLGGLIDLATPGGLPKHKEDWGQTFGVWGVPSGPYVVLPFFGPSSVRDTFGTGADLESDYLFKYINDIGLRNSITGLRVVNGRNTYYEAGDLLDGAAIDKYSFVRDAYIQRRQYQINEGRDDEEPLVPVYQNPYE; this is encoded by the coding sequence ATGATGTCATTACTGAAAAAGCTAAGGCGCATAGTATTGCTTGGCTTAGTATCGGTGATTGTGGGATGTGCATCTATTCCCGCAGGAGTGGAGCGTTCTCCGGCAGATCCTTGGGAGCCATTTAATCGATCCGTTTTTGAGTTTAACGAAGGCTTGGATGCCTACGTACTTAAGCCAGTAGTAACTGGATATCGCTTTGTGTTGCCGGAGTTCATTCGCGATGGAGTCTATAACTTCTTCAGTAACTACAGTGATATCTACACTGCATTGCAAAACTTGCTGCAAGGTAAGCCAGCCGATGCATTTACAGACCTCATGCGGGTAGTTGTCAACACCACAATGGGTTTAGGTGGGCTAATTGATTTAGCAACCCCAGGCGGTTTACCAAAACATAAAGAAGACTGGGGTCAAACCTTTGGCGTATGGGGCGTACCGTCGGGGCCCTACGTAGTACTGCCATTTTTTGGACCTAGTAGTGTGCGCGATACCTTTGGTACGGGCGCTGATCTGGAGTCAGACTACTTATTTAAGTACATCAACGATATCGGTTTACGAAATAGCATTACCGGTTTACGCGTAGTCAATGGGCGAAACACTTATTACGAGGCTGGTGACTTGCTCGATGGTGCGGCAATTGATAAATACAGCTTTGTACGTGATGCCTATATTCAGCGGCGTCAGTATCAAATTAATGAGGGGCGCGATGATGAAGAGCCCTTAGTGCCTGTGTATCAAAATCCCTATGAATAA
- a CDS encoding ABC transporter ATP-binding protein: protein MYPAISIKSISKNYGALRALDHVSLSIEQGEFFGLLGPNGAGKTTLISILAGLATADHGHAAIMGADVQSHFREARRMLGVVPQELVFDPFFTVRETLQFQSGYFGIRNNDAWIDEIMANLDLVNKADSNMRSLSGGMKRRVLVAQALVHRPPVIILDEPTAGVDVELRQSLWQFISRLNQDGHTIVLTTHYLEEAEALCQRIAMLKQGKIVALDTTQNLLSQYGSIKKDGEGKTDLEDVFVNIMSGSVL, encoded by the coding sequence ATGTATCCAGCAATCTCGATTAAAAGCATATCCAAAAACTATGGCGCACTAAGGGCACTAGATCACGTTTCCCTATCAATTGAGCAAGGTGAGTTTTTTGGTTTGCTGGGACCTAATGGTGCGGGCAAAACAACGCTGATCTCTATTTTGGCCGGTTTAGCAACTGCGGATCATGGCCATGCTGCGATTATGGGGGCAGATGTACAGAGCCATTTTCGTGAGGCTCGCCGAATGTTGGGCGTCGTGCCGCAAGAGTTAGTGTTCGACCCCTTTTTTACGGTGCGTGAAACATTGCAATTTCAGTCGGGTTACTTTGGTATCCGAAATAATGATGCTTGGATTGATGAGATCATGGCAAATCTTGATCTGGTTAATAAGGCGGATAGTAATATGCGCTCTTTATCCGGCGGTATGAAACGACGGGTTCTGGTTGCGCAGGCGCTGGTGCATAGACCGCCAGTCATCATTTTAGATGAGCCTACAGCAGGGGTCGATGTGGAGTTACGTCAATCCCTGTGGCAATTTATTAGCCGTCTTAATCAAGACGGTCACACGATTGTGTTGACAACGCATTACCTGGAAGAGGCCGAAGCACTCTGCCAGCGTATTGCAATGCTCAAGCAAGGAAAAATTGTTGCTCTAGACACCACTCAAAATTTACTTAGTCAGTACGGCTCAATTAAAAAAGACGGTGAAGGTAAAACCGATCTTGAGGATGTTTTTGTCAATATTATGTCGGGTAGCGTATTGTGA
- the hisA gene encoding 1-(5-phosphoribosyl)-5-[(5-phosphoribosylamino)methylideneamino]imidazole-4-carboxamide isomerase yields MLLIPAIDLKDGHCVRLEQGDMDRATVFSEDPGAMAAHWISKGARRLHLVDLNGAFAGKLKNESAIKSILKAVGNEIPVQLGGGIRDLETIERLLDDGISTVIIGTAAVKTPGFVQDACAAFPGHIMVGLDARDGKVATDGWSKITGHEVIDLAKKFEDWGVEAIIYTDIGRDGMLKGVNMDATIKLAQAIRIPVIASGGLSNNQDIEALCEAEAEGIMGVIAGRAIYAGDLDLTAAQQYADELTLKLTKKII; encoded by the coding sequence ATGCTACTTATTCCTGCAATTGATTTAAAAGATGGCCACTGTGTTCGACTTGAGCAAGGTGATATGGATCGAGCCACGGTGTTCTCAGAGGACCCGGGTGCTATGGCAGCCCATTGGATCAGTAAGGGCGCACGTCGCTTACATTTGGTTGATCTCAACGGCGCCTTTGCCGGCAAGCTGAAAAATGAATCTGCAATCAAATCGATTCTGAAAGCAGTAGGCAATGAAATCCCGGTTCAACTAGGTGGCGGTATTCGTGATCTGGAAACGATTGAACGCTTATTAGATGACGGTATTTCTACGGTGATTATTGGTACGGCTGCAGTAAAAACCCCAGGTTTTGTTCAAGACGCTTGTGCAGCATTTCCAGGGCACATCATGGTTGGCCTCGATGCGCGTGATGGCAAAGTAGCTACCGATGGTTGGAGCAAGATCACAGGACACGAAGTGATTGATTTAGCCAAGAAGTTTGAAGACTGGGGTGTCGAAGCCATTATTTATACGGATATTGGGCGCGATGGCATGCTCAAGGGTGTCAATATGGACGCCACCATTAAATTAGCTCAAGCGATTCGTATTCCGGTGATTGCGAGCGGTGGCTTATCCAATAATCAAGATATTGAAGCACTTTGTGAAGCCGAAGCAGAGGGCATTATGGGTGTGATTGCGGGACGCGCTATTTATGCTGGCGATTTAGATTTAACGGCAGCCCAACAATACGCAGATGAGTTAACACTCAAATTGACTAAGAAAATTATCTAG
- the hisD gene encoding histidinol dehydrogenase, translated as MSTAVKVKRLNSSDLGFKEILLSSLSLPMADDEAIDAAVVKILAQVQAHGDAAVLNYTKQFDRLSVASVTELEISKQELQRAYEGLAAEQRTALEIAAQRVRAYHERQKIETGCHSWEYTEPDGTRLGQKATALDRVGIYVPGGKAAYPSSVLMNAIPAKVAGVSEVIMVVPTPDGTRNPLVLAAAWLAGVDRVFTIGGAQAVGALAYGTKTIPAVDKIVGPGNAYVAAAKRRVFGTVGIDMIAGPSEILVLCDGSSNPDWIAMDLFSQAEHDELAQSILLCPDASFIERVQMSINQLLPEMPRKKVIETSLTNRALLIEVKDMAEACDIANQIAAEHLEICTTDPRQWAEQIRHAGAIFMGNYTSESLGDYCAGPNHVLPTARTARFSSPLGVYDFIKRSSMIEVSEAGAQTLGAVASTLAHGEGLQAHARAAEMRLK; from the coding sequence ATGTCTACAGCAGTTAAAGTAAAACGCCTGAATAGTAGTGATTTAGGATTCAAAGAAATTCTGTTGTCTAGCCTTTCTTTGCCGATGGCTGATGATGAGGCGATTGATGCAGCAGTCGTGAAGATTTTGGCGCAAGTGCAAGCCCATGGAGATGCTGCTGTTTTGAATTACACAAAACAGTTCGATCGTTTGAGTGTTGCTAGCGTTACTGAATTAGAAATTTCTAAGCAAGAGTTACAGCGGGCCTATGAGGGCTTAGCAGCAGAGCAGAGGACTGCCTTAGAGATTGCTGCGCAACGGGTACGCGCGTATCACGAGCGACAAAAGATTGAAACCGGTTGCCACTCTTGGGAATATACCGAGCCTGATGGCACTCGTTTAGGCCAGAAAGCCACTGCACTGGATCGTGTGGGCATTTATGTACCTGGTGGCAAAGCGGCTTATCCGTCATCGGTACTAATGAATGCGATTCCAGCAAAGGTTGCTGGAGTATCTGAAGTGATCATGGTTGTACCCACACCAGACGGAACACGAAACCCGCTTGTCCTGGCTGCGGCTTGGTTAGCTGGGGTAGACCGTGTCTTTACGATTGGTGGTGCGCAGGCCGTAGGTGCCTTAGCTTATGGCACCAAAACCATTCCTGCTGTTGATAAGATTGTGGGTCCTGGTAATGCCTATGTGGCAGCAGCCAAGCGTAGAGTCTTTGGTACTGTCGGTATTGACATGATTGCCGGCCCATCAGAAATTTTAGTGCTCTGTGATGGTTCAAGTAATCCGGATTGGATTGCGATGGATTTATTTTCGCAGGCTGAACATGATGAATTAGCGCAGTCTATTTTGCTTTGCCCCGACGCCAGTTTCATTGAGCGCGTACAAATGAGCATCAATCAATTATTACCAGAGATGCCTCGCAAGAAGGTGATTGAGACCTCGCTTACCAATCGTGCGCTATTGATTGAAGTTAAAGATATGGCAGAGGCTTGTGATATTGCCAATCAGATTGCTGCTGAGCATTTAGAGATTTGTACGACTGATCCACGCCAGTGGGCAGAACAGATTCGGCATGCCGGCGCTATTTTTATGGGCAACTACACAAGCGAATCCTTAGGCGATTATTGTGCTGGCCCTAATCATGTTTTACCAACGGCCCGTACTGCGCGCTTTTCTTCGCCTTTAGGTGTTTACGATTTTATTAAGCGTTCGAGCATGATTGAGGTTAGCGAAGCAGGTGCCCAAACCTTGGGCGCAGTAGCAAGCACTTTAGCGCATGGTGAAGGTCTTCAAGCCCATGCCCGTGCAGCTGAAATGCGTCTGAAGTAA
- the hisH gene encoding imidazole glycerol phosphate synthase subunit HisH, whose protein sequence is MAQTIAIVDYGMGNLRSVYQAFHHVAPDANVVIASKPEEISASDRVVLPGQGAMPDCMKHLQESGLLEVLLEAAKNKPLLGVCVGEQMMFDQSAEVRTNAKQPWTPCLGLIPGEVQRFALTGRRQPDGSVYKVPHMGWNQVRQDRAHPLWDGIPDLTSFYFVHSYYVVPQRKEDIVGSTEYGDWFTSAVARDNIFATQFHPEKSAEYGLKLYQNFVSWQP, encoded by the coding sequence TTGGCACAAACCATTGCAATTGTTGATTACGGAATGGGTAATTTGCGTTCTGTTTATCAAGCATTCCACCATGTGGCCCCGGATGCTAACGTGGTGATTGCTAGCAAGCCAGAGGAGATCAGCGCATCCGATCGGGTAGTGTTGCCTGGTCAAGGCGCTATGCCTGACTGTATGAAGCATCTCCAAGAATCGGGCCTGCTGGAAGTATTGCTAGAAGCAGCTAAAAACAAGCCATTATTAGGCGTCTGTGTTGGTGAGCAGATGATGTTTGATCAAAGTGCCGAAGTGCGCACGAATGCCAAACAACCCTGGACTCCCTGCCTAGGGCTTATTCCAGGCGAAGTTCAGCGTTTTGCATTAACGGGCAGGCGTCAACCCGATGGATCGGTTTACAAGGTTCCGCATATGGGCTGGAATCAAGTGCGTCAAGATAGAGCACATCCTTTGTGGGATGGCATTCCGGACCTCACTAGCTTTTATTTTGTTCATAGTTACTATGTTGTGCCGCAGCGTAAAGAAGACATTGTGGGCTCAACCGAATACGGTGATTGGTTTACTTCTGCCGTAGCAAGGGATAATATTTTTGCGACGCAGTTTCATCCAGAAAAAAGTGCAGAATACGGATTAAAGCTCTATCAAAATTTTGTTTCTTGGCAACCTTAA
- a CDS encoding BolA family protein — protein MLPTPEQIEGYIQQGITCTHIQVEGDGQHFFATIVSPEFAGKRLIQRHQLVYAAMGDRMKAEVHALSIKAFTPEEFSQNSTA, from the coding sequence ATGTTGCCCACCCCAGAACAAATTGAGGGATATATCCAGCAAGGTATTACTTGCACGCATATTCAGGTTGAAGGTGATGGCCAGCATTTTTTTGCCACGATTGTGAGCCCTGAGTTTGCAGGTAAGCGATTAATTCAGCGCCATCAATTAGTCTATGCTGCAATGGGCGATCGCATGAAAGCCGAAGTGCACGCCCTTTCTATCAAGGCTTTTACACCTGAAGAGTTTTCCCAAAACTCCACAGCCTAA
- the hisB gene encoding imidazoleglycerol-phosphate dehydratase HisB, whose protein sequence is MRQADVTRNTSETKIQIVINLDGSGKAELASGVPFLDHMLDQIARHGMIDLKVIATGDTHIDDHHTVEDVGITLGQAFAKAVGDKAGITRYGHSYVPLDETLSRVVIDFSGRPGLEFNVPFTRARVGDFDVDLSIEFFRGFVNHAGVTLHIDNLRGINAHHQIETVFKAFGRALRMALEIDPRAAGVVPSTKGSL, encoded by the coding sequence ATGCGGCAAGCCGACGTTACCCGAAACACTTCGGAAACCAAAATTCAAATTGTCATCAATTTAGATGGCTCAGGAAAAGCTGAGCTCGCCTCCGGCGTTCCTTTTTTAGACCATATGCTGGATCAAATTGCCCGTCACGGCATGATTGACCTCAAAGTGATCGCTACAGGCGATACGCATATTGATGATCATCACACTGTCGAGGATGTGGGTATTACCCTGGGTCAGGCCTTTGCGAAGGCAGTAGGCGACAAAGCGGGTATCACCCGTTACGGGCATTCCTATGTGCCTTTAGATGAGACTTTATCTCGGGTAGTCATTGATTTTTCAGGTCGCCCTGGCCTGGAATTTAATGTTCCTTTTACGCGAGCACGGGTCGGTGACTTTGATGTGGACCTCAGTATTGAGTTCTTCCGCGGCTTTGTGAATCATGCTGGTGTGACACTGCACATTGATAATTTGCGGGGAATCAATGCCCATCACCAAATTGAGACCGTATTCAAAGCCTTTGGTCGCGCACTTCGGATGGCCTTGGAAATCGATCCACGGGCAGCAGGCGTCGTTCCTTCCACTAAGGGTAGTCTGTAA
- the murA gene encoding UDP-N-acetylglucosamine 1-carboxyvinyltransferase: MDKLSMVGGTPLKGEVLIAGAKNAALPILCACLLTDQAIVLRNVPDLQDVRTMLKLLQEIGVKVSFPDEANRTHVVLHAADIKSSEATYEMVKTMRASILVLGPLLARMHSAKVSLPGGCAIGARPVDQHIKGLKAMGATIQIQSGYIQAEMKPPLERLQGASILTDMITVTGTENLLMAATLASGTTILENAAREPEVGDLAELLVKMGAKITGIGSDRLVIQGVEKLHSAEHTVIADRIETGTFLCAVAATGGEVLVKHCRPDTLDAVLAKLKEVGLEMEVGPDWIKASMKGRPKAVNFRTSEYPAFPTDMQAQLMAVNAIASGTATITETIFENRFMHVQEMNRLGADIAIEGNTAVVQGVEKLSGAVVMATDLRASASLVIAGLAAQGETQVDRIYHLDRGYDRMEQKLTLLGAQIKRVH, from the coding sequence ATGGACAAATTAAGTATGGTGGGCGGTACTCCGCTCAAGGGCGAAGTACTGATTGCTGGGGCTAAAAATGCCGCACTCCCGATTTTGTGCGCTTGCCTATTAACCGATCAAGCTATCGTATTGCGTAACGTCCCAGATTTGCAGGATGTGCGCACTATGCTCAAGCTCTTACAAGAGATCGGTGTCAAAGTATCCTTCCCAGATGAGGCCAATCGAACGCATGTAGTGCTCCATGCGGCGGATATCAAGAGCTCTGAAGCCACCTATGAGATGGTGAAAACCATGCGGGCTTCGATATTGGTGCTCGGCCCTTTGCTAGCCAGAATGCATAGCGCTAAAGTGTCGCTGCCCGGAGGTTGCGCTATTGGTGCGCGTCCAGTAGATCAGCACATTAAAGGCTTAAAGGCGATGGGGGCGACCATTCAAATTCAGAGTGGTTATATTCAGGCAGAAATGAAGCCGCCCCTAGAGCGCTTGCAGGGAGCTTCAATATTGACGGACATGATTACCGTTACGGGTACTGAAAATTTACTAATGGCCGCCACTCTCGCGAGCGGCACTACTATTTTAGAAAATGCTGCACGGGAACCTGAAGTAGGGGACTTGGCTGAACTGCTGGTGAAGATGGGCGCCAAGATTACAGGCATTGGCAGTGACCGCCTCGTCATTCAAGGGGTTGAGAAACTGCATAGTGCTGAGCATACAGTCATCGCTGACCGTATTGAGACGGGTACGTTTTTATGTGCAGTTGCGGCCACTGGTGGGGAGGTGCTGGTAAAACATTGCCGTCCAGATACGCTAGATGCTGTTCTGGCTAAATTAAAAGAAGTTGGTTTAGAGATGGAAGTAGGGCCCGATTGGATTAAGGCCTCTATGAAGGGGCGTCCTAAAGCCGTTAATTTCCGTACTTCTGAGTACCCTGCCTTTCCGACGGATATGCAAGCGCAGCTCATGGCAGTCAATGCAATCGCTAGTGGCACTGCCACCATTACTGAAACCATCTTTGAAAATCGTTTCATGCATGTTCAAGAGATGAATCGTTTGGGGGCGGATATTGCGATTGAAGGCAATACCGCTGTAGTCCAAGGCGTTGAAAAGCTTTCTGGTGCAGTGGTGATGGCAACGGATTTACGGGCATCGGCCAGTTTGGTCATTGCCGGTTTGGCCGCTCAAGGCGAAACGCAAGTAGACCGTATTTACCACTTGGACCGCGGATATGATCGGATGGAGCAAAAACTGACTTTATTAGGGGCTCAGATCAAGCGAGTTCATTAA
- the hisG gene encoding ATP phosphoribosyltransferase: MKLTLALSKGRIFEETAEILSKIGIRPLEDPEKSRKLIIETSNPDVRLIIVRASDVPTYVQFGGADFGVAGLDVLMENGTDGLYVPFDLNIAKCRMSVAVKEGFDYAAAVKQGSRLKVATKYVNCAREHFANKGVHIDTIHLYGSMELAPLVGLADAIVDLVSTGNTLRANGLIEVESIADISARLVVNQASYKRKRAQLQPFFELLK; the protein is encoded by the coding sequence ATGAAGTTAACTTTAGCCCTTTCAAAGGGGCGCATCTTTGAAGAAACTGCCGAGATCTTATCCAAGATCGGTATTCGTCCGCTTGAAGATCCTGAAAAATCACGCAAACTGATTATTGAAACCTCCAACCCCGATGTGCGTTTAATTATTGTGCGTGCTTCGGATGTGCCTACCTACGTTCAATTTGGTGGGGCAGATTTTGGGGTGGCTGGCTTAGATGTATTAATGGAAAACGGAACGGATGGTTTGTATGTGCCATTTGATCTCAATATTGCCAAATGTCGCATGTCAGTAGCGGTAAAAGAGGGCTTTGACTATGCGGCCGCTGTAAAACAAGGCTCTCGTTTAAAAGTAGCCACTAAGTATGTCAATTGCGCTCGCGAGCATTTTGCGAACAAGGGCGTACACATTGATACGATTCATTTGTATGGATCGATGGAGTTAGCCCCTTTAGTTGGTTTAGCCGATGCAATCGTCGATTTAGTTTCTACCGGAAATACTTTGCGCGCCAATGGCTTAATTGAAGTTGAGTCTATTGCAGATATCAGCGCACGACTGGTAGTCAATCAGGCCTCATATAAACGTAAACGTGCTCAGTTGCAGCCCTTCTTTGAGTTGCTTAAATAA
- the mlaD gene encoding outer membrane lipid asymmetry maintenance protein MlaD, producing MRKSAIDVWVGIFVAIGLLAALFLALKVGNMNAVSFAPTYKISARFDNIGGLKPRAPVKSAGVVVGRIANISFDDKTYQATVLMTIEDGYKFPKDSAAKILTSGLLGEQYIGLDAGGSDDMLASGDRITQTQSAIVLESLISQFLYNKAADSGQDKSAAK from the coding sequence ATGAGAAAAAGTGCAATTGATGTTTGGGTCGGAATCTTTGTAGCAATAGGTTTGCTAGCGGCTTTATTTTTAGCCCTCAAGGTCGGCAATATGAATGCCGTTTCCTTTGCGCCAACCTATAAAATTTCTGCGCGTTTTGACAATATCGGTGGACTCAAGCCACGTGCGCCAGTCAAGAGTGCTGGAGTAGTGGTTGGGCGAATTGCCAATATTTCTTTTGACGATAAAACGTATCAGGCAACTGTACTGATGACTATCGAAGATGGGTATAAGTTCCCCAAAGACTCGGCAGCGAAAATTCTGACTTCTGGCTTACTAGGTGAGCAATACATTGGCTTGGATGCAGGCGGCTCGGATGACATGCTAGCCTCGGGTGATCGCATTACGCAAACTCAGTCCGCTATTGTTTTAGAAAGCCTCATCAGTCAATTCTTATACAACAAGGCTGCTGATAGCGGCCAAGACAAGAGCGCAGCAAAATGA
- a CDS encoding ABC transporter permease gives MPPALIYSSGFPMLLRKEIKRFYKVGFQTVAAPVLTAILYLMIFGQVLEGREIYGRLSYSTFLIPGLVMMSVLQNAFANTSSSLIQSKVTGNLVFVLLAPFSHLEFYAAYVLAAVFRGVVVGFGVLAITALYAPPAFEYPLWILTFAFLGAAILGSMGLIAGIWADKYDQLAAFQNFIIMPATMLSGVFYSIHSLPAAWQTVSHFNPFFYMIDGFRFGFFGVSDISPWRSLVIIVCFFVLVSAVALRLLQKGYKLRS, from the coding sequence ATGCCCCCTGCTTTAATTTACAGCAGCGGATTTCCGATGCTCTTGCGTAAAGAAATTAAACGTTTTTATAAGGTAGGATTTCAGACGGTTGCAGCGCCGGTCTTGACAGCTATTTTGTACCTGATGATTTTCGGTCAAGTATTGGAAGGTAGAGAAATTTATGGCCGCTTGAGCTATTCAACCTTCTTAATTCCTGGTTTAGTCATGATGAGCGTTCTCCAAAACGCTTTTGCCAACACCTCTTCATCTTTGATTCAGTCAAAAGTGACTGGTAACTTGGTATTCGTACTATTGGCACCCTTTAGCCATTTAGAGTTTTATGCTGCTTATGTACTGGCCGCAGTATTTCGTGGGGTCGTCGTCGGATTTGGTGTGTTGGCCATTACTGCGCTGTATGCACCGCCTGCATTTGAATACCCACTGTGGATTTTGACATTTGCATTTTTGGGTGCAGCCATATTAGGAAGTATGGGCCTCATTGCTGGTATCTGGGCTGATAAATATGATCAATTAGCCGCCTTTCAGAACTTTATTATCATGCCGGCAACAATGTTGTCAGGCGTCTTTTATTCGATACATTCCCTGCCCGCTGCTTGGCAAACTGTTTCCCATTTCAATCCTTTTTTCTACATGATTGATGGATTTCGTTTCGGCTTCTTTGGCGTTTCTGATATTTCGCCTTGGAGAAGTCTTGTGATCATTGTTTGTTTTTTTGTCTTAGTCTCAGCCGTAGCTTTGCGTTTATTACAAAAAGGCTACAAACTTAGAAGTTAA
- a CDS encoding STAS domain-containing protein, translated as MSFLLPSSVTQANAVQLERDGLLSLTTSGLIDCSGLNDFDSTVLTVLISWQKNLQARGLNLEMTGAPEKLRVLAGVYGVSALLGLS; from the coding sequence ATGTCATTTTTATTGCCCTCTTCAGTAACACAAGCTAATGCGGTGCAGTTGGAGAGAGACGGCTTGCTGAGCTTGACTACATCAGGATTGATTGACTGCTCTGGCCTTAACGATTTTGATTCAACGGTATTGACCGTCTTAATCTCATGGCAAAAGAACTTGCAGGCTCGTGGTTTAAATCTAGAAATGACTGGAGCCCCAGAAAAGTTAAGGGTGCTAGCCGGTGTATACGGTGTATCGGCATTGCTCGGTTTGTCATAG
- a CDS encoding ABC transporter substrate-binding protein has translation MKSNKKIQRYLATLLAGFFLALTNAGAQVIDQSTPDGLIKSVVSDVMASVKSDPEIQKGNIPRIVELVEKKILPYADMRRTTEMAMGPNWKKATPEQQAQLIAEFKSLLMRTYSGALSQLRDQTIQFKPLRAAPDDKEVIVKTVVLGRGDPVSLDYRLEKTANGWKVYDMNIMGVWLVEAYRNQFANQISQNGIDGLVKFLQDRNKQLATAKPAN, from the coding sequence ATGAAAAGCAACAAAAAAATTCAACGCTACCTTGCGACATTGCTTGCAGGCTTCTTCTTGGCATTGACCAATGCTGGCGCTCAAGTCATTGATCAGTCGACTCCCGATGGCCTGATTAAATCAGTGGTGTCCGATGTGATGGCTTCTGTTAAATCGGACCCAGAGATTCAGAAAGGCAATATTCCTCGCATTGTCGAATTGGTTGAGAAAAAGATTCTTCCTTATGCGGATATGCGCCGCACTACTGAAATGGCCATGGGCCCAAATTGGAAAAAGGCGACCCCTGAACAGCAGGCACAATTAATAGCAGAATTTAAAAGCTTGTTGATGCGCACTTATTCGGGTGCATTGAGTCAGTTGCGAGATCAAACAATTCAATTTAAGCCCTTACGTGCAGCTCCAGACGACAAGGAAGTTATTGTCAAGACGGTTGTGCTTGGGCGAGGCGATCCGGTATCGCTTGACTATCGCCTTGAGAAAACCGCCAATGGTTGGAAAGTCTATGATATGAACATCATGGGTGTGTGGTTAGTAGAGGCTTATCGAAATCAGTTCGCCAATCAAATTAGTCAAAATGGCATCGATGGCCTAGTGAAATTTCTGCAGGACCGAAACAAGCAGCTTGCAACTGCGAAGCCCGCTAATTAA